One genomic segment of Rivularia sp. PCC 7116 includes these proteins:
- a CDS encoding peptidoglycan-binding protein, with protein sequence MIGSKKLSIIKYLRSLISFRFLPRNKFYWLLLISSSPLFFGASAGVSIAAPQKQIAQVVVGATMNRPSLKIGSEGVPVRELQGALKLLGFYKGEVNGIFSQSTKQAVSSFQQAAGLKSDGVVDNNTWQTLFPSTGTSTASTSSNPVSTATPPPSNTFPMPTESFSSVRVVNNSTQQRRVTTAANNSPVRIVQPAPEPKPSTPRATNPEPTPAKPKPRQTTTRKRKPAQRQAATTRTRQTTTNRRSSTTTKRKTPVVQYTAAGLPILRPGMRGSQVVKLQEKLSTLGLLKGVDGDFGPVTLEAVKAFQKRNGLEADGVVGGATWQLLDKR encoded by the coding sequence ATGATAGGTAGTAAAAAACTAAGTATTATCAAGTACTTACGCTCTCTCATATCGTTTCGTTTCCTTCCGAGAAATAAATTCTACTGGCTACTTCTAATTTCCTCTAGTCCCCTGTTTTTTGGAGCTAGCGCTGGAGTCTCAATTGCAGCACCCCAAAAACAGATTGCTCAAGTAGTTGTAGGGGCTACGATGAATCGCCCTAGCCTCAAAATAGGTAGCGAAGGAGTACCTGTAAGAGAATTACAAGGAGCTTTAAAACTTTTAGGTTTTTATAAAGGTGAAGTTAATGGTATCTTCAGCCAATCAACTAAACAAGCAGTTTCGAGTTTTCAGCAAGCAGCAGGTTTGAAATCCGATGGAGTAGTAGATAACAATACTTGGCAAACCCTTTTTCCTAGTACCGGTACATCCACAGCATCAACATCATCAAATCCTGTAAGTACCGCTACACCACCACCTTCTAATACCTTTCCCATGCCTACTGAATCCTTCAGTAGCGTTAGAGTCGTAAACAATTCCACACAGCAACGAAGAGTAACAACCGCTGCAAACAATAGTCCAGTTCGGATTGTGCAACCGGCTCCAGAGCCAAAACCCTCAACACCAAGAGCAACTAATCCCGAACCAACGCCAGCAAAACCCAAACCTCGTCAAACCACCACTAGGAAACGAAAACCCGCACAAAGACAAGCTGCAACTACGCGAACTCGTCAAACTACAACTAATCGTAGAAGCAGTACAACCACCAAGAGAAAAACTCCTGTAGTACAATACACCGCAGCCGGATTACCAATTTTACGTCCAGGAATGCGAGGTTCTCAGGTAGTAAAATTACAGGAAAAGCTATCTACTCTAGGATTACTCAAAGGTGTTGATGGAGATTTTGGTCCTGTAACATTAGAAGCAGTAAAAGCATTTCAGAAACGTAATGGTTTAGAAGCCGATGGAGTTGTCGGAGGAGCTACTTGGCAACTTTTAGATAAGCGTTAA
- a CDS encoding 5-(carboxyamino)imidazole ribonucleotide synthase — protein sequence MKRIGVIGGGQLALMMGTAAQKLGVELIVQTPKANDPAVSIAKDTIFAAVDDAIATAELARKCDVITFENEFVDLEALSKLATEKVCFRPRIEALSPLLDKYHQRCFLQNLNIPVPKFELPESLFAISSSSTGQDTKVNKLNESELSFPVVLKARRHGYDGQGTFIIKDLISLKQKLCLDNPEENQTNNLIESHFLLEEFIPFQKELAVIAARSASGEVSTFVVVETQQEQQVCRRVIAPADISLQTENTIKDIAATILDNLQVIGVFGIELFLTNNGEVLVNEIAPRTHNSGHFSIDACFTSQFEQQLRVLCDLPLGNTAMKNPCAIMVNLLGYETQKSSYIDKRFALAKIPGAHVHWYGKSESRPGRKLGHITVLLDKLNRDEAMTIAKNIESIWYS from the coding sequence ATGAAGCGTATTGGTGTAATTGGTGGCGGGCAATTAGCTTTAATGATGGGTACTGCGGCTCAAAAGCTGGGAGTGGAACTAATTGTGCAAACTCCTAAAGCTAACGATCCAGCAGTCAGTATTGCGAAAGATACTATTTTCGCCGCAGTTGATGATGCTATAGCCACAGCCGAATTAGCAAGAAAGTGTGATGTTATTACTTTCGAGAATGAATTTGTCGATCTAGAAGCTTTATCCAAACTCGCTACAGAAAAAGTTTGTTTTCGTCCTCGGATCGAAGCATTATCTCCTCTTTTAGATAAATACCATCAACGTTGTTTTCTGCAAAATTTGAATATACCAGTTCCTAAATTTGAATTACCAGAATCATTATTCGCCATATCATCTTCTTCTACAGGTCAAGATACAAAAGTTAATAAACTTAATGAGTCGGAATTGAGTTTTCCAGTTGTTTTAAAAGCTCGCCGTCACGGCTACGATGGACAAGGAACTTTTATCATTAAAGATTTAATTAGTTTAAAGCAAAAACTCTGTTTAGATAATCCGGAAGAAAATCAAACAAATAACTTAATTGAATCTCATTTTTTATTAGAGGAATTTATCCCTTTTCAGAAAGAATTAGCCGTAATTGCAGCACGCTCCGCATCTGGTGAAGTTTCCACTTTTGTAGTAGTAGAAACTCAACAAGAACAACAAGTTTGTCGGCGAGTAATTGCGCCTGCTGACATCAGTCTCCAGACAGAAAATACGATAAAAGATATTGCTGCTACCATACTTGACAATTTACAAGTTATAGGGGTTTTCGGCATAGAGTTATTCTTGACTAATAACGGTGAAGTGTTAGTAAATGAAATTGCACCTAGAACCCATAACTCCGGGCATTTTTCTATTGATGCCTGCTTTACTTCGCAGTTTGAGCAGCAATTGCGAGTTTTGTGCGATTTACCTCTAGGCAACACAGCCATGAAAAATCCTTGTGCTATTATGGTAAATTTATTAGGTTATGAAACCCAAAAAAGTAGCTATATTGATAAGCGCTTTGCATTAGCAAAAATTCCTGGAGCGCACGTCCATTGGTATGGTAAATCCGAATCTCGTCCTGGACGTAAACTAGGGCATATTACAGTTTTATTAGATAAATTAAATCGTGATGAAGCGATGACAATTGCCAAAAATATAGAGTCTATATGGTATTCTTGA
- a CDS encoding phage holin family protein, with amino-acid sequence MLHFILTWLGTAVSLLITAHIVPGFVIQSFVAALVAAIVVGLVNAIIRPILSVLTFPITLLTFGLFTFVVNGFTLWLATIFTPGYGFTISGPLAALFGSIVLSIVTSVISYFLRKVD; translated from the coding sequence ATGCTGCACTTTATATTAACTTGGCTTGGCACTGCGGTGTCACTGCTAATTACCGCTCATATTGTTCCTGGATTCGTTATACAAAGCTTTGTCGCAGCCTTGGTTGCAGCTATTGTTGTTGGATTAGTTAATGCTATTATCAGACCAATTCTGAGCGTTCTAACATTTCCTATAACCTTGCTCACCTTTGGATTATTTACATTTGTTGTCAATGGATTTACCCTTTGGTTAGCAACTATTTTTACACCGGGTTACGGTTTCACAATTAGTGGACCTTTAGCAGCTTTATTCGGTTCAATAGTACTATCAATAGTTACTAGCGTAATTAGCTATTTCTTAAGAAAAGTTGATTGA
- a CDS encoding pitrilysin family protein, with amino-acid sequence MTTLPKLSNLYRTQLKNGIVLLVTENSAADVIATRIFIRAGSCYENPEKAGLANLLGAVLTKGCDGLTSLEIAERVESVGASLSADTATDYFVLSLKTVTADFTQILELAAKILRSPTFPEAEVEMEKRISLQDVRLQKEQPFSVAFEQLRQIMYKNHPYASSGLGDETTISSLTRQDLVEYYQTYFRPDNIVISISGRISSENAEQQINKLFGDWQPAVDKTLPITNVSIPQTKPQQVITPQATQQSVLMLGYLGASVDSNDYAALKLLSSYLGNGLSSRLFIELREKLGLAYDVSAFYPTRQFSSSFVVYMGTAPENTLRALKGLRKEVDLLSSNKLEESVLQAAKNKVLGQYALGKQTNGQIAQIYGWYEIIGLGIGFDQKFQQDIAALSSADTTKAAIEYLQEPFVSIIGQQEAISSVIA; translated from the coding sequence ATGACAACCTTGCCAAAATTATCGAATCTTTATCGTACTCAGTTGAAAAATGGGATAGTACTTCTAGTTACAGAAAATTCTGCTGCCGATGTGATTGCAACTAGAATATTTATCCGTGCTGGAAGTTGTTATGAAAATCCAGAAAAAGCAGGGTTGGCAAATTTACTTGGCGCTGTACTTACTAAAGGATGTGATGGACTTACGAGCTTGGAAATTGCCGAGCGTGTCGAATCTGTTGGAGCTAGTTTAAGTGCCGATACTGCTACAGATTATTTTGTTTTATCCTTGAAAACCGTAACTGCTGATTTTACCCAGATATTAGAATTAGCAGCAAAAATATTGCGATCGCCTACTTTTCCTGAAGCTGAAGTGGAGATGGAAAAGCGAATTTCTCTACAAGATGTGCGTTTACAAAAGGAACAGCCTTTTAGCGTTGCTTTTGAGCAATTACGTCAAATTATGTACAAAAATCATCCTTATGCATCTTCGGGATTGGGGGATGAAACTACTATCAGCAGTTTAACTAGGCAAGATTTAGTTGAATATTATCAAACTTATTTTCGTCCAGATAATATAGTTATTAGCATTTCCGGTCGTATTTCGTCTGAAAATGCAGAACAACAAATCAATAAATTATTCGGCGATTGGCAACCAGCTGTAGACAAAACACTACCGATTACAAATGTGTCAATCCCTCAAACCAAGCCACAACAAGTAATTACCCCCCAAGCAACACAGCAATCAGTACTTATGTTGGGTTATTTAGGTGCTTCGGTAGACTCCAATGACTACGCTGCTTTAAAATTACTATCCAGTTATTTAGGAAACGGGCTTTCCAGTCGCTTATTTATTGAATTAAGAGAAAAGCTTGGTTTAGCTTACGATGTATCGGCATTTTACCCCACCAGGCAGTTCTCAAGCTCTTTTGTTGTTTATATGGGTACGGCACCAGAAAATACCCTTAGAGCCTTGAAAGGGTTGCGAAAAGAAGTAGATTTACTTTCAAGCAATAAATTAGAAGAAAGCGTCTTACAAGCTGCAAAAAACAAAGTACTCGGACAATACGCCCTGGGCAAACAAACCAACGGACAAATCGCCCAGATATACGGTTGGTATGAAATTATCGGTTTGGGAATAGGCTTCGATCAAAAATTTCAACAAGATATCGCAGCCCTAAGCAGTGCAGATACTACCAAAGCAGCTATCGAATATTTGCAGGAACCATTTGTGTCTATAATCGGTCAACAAGAAGCAATTAGCAGTGTAATTGCCTAG
- a CDS encoding pitrilysin family protein: MFPASVFKIDNGLTLIHQEISTTPIAVADVWVKAGANLEPESWCGMAHFLEHMIFKGTEKLEAGVFDQTIEFLGGVSNAATSYDYAHYSLTTASNYLEETLPLMGELLLNAAIPEIELNRERNVILEEIRQAYNSPDWMGFEALCQSIYPQHPYGRSILGSEQDIAQHQVEQLRCFHRAHYQPENMTIAIAGGISASKALELVNKAFNDFSPPSADFPAIQPSTKPCINGICREQIKLPRLEQARLLMAWLAPGVDKLRICYGLDLLSVILAGGRASRLIADLRENRQLVNSIGSSFSLQQQSSLFTINAWLESKQLESVEKLIRLHLEQLISQEITEQELNRAKRMLCNDYAFSTETPNQLAGLYGYYNTIASAELSVNYPQEIQSFDSKELQNIAYKYLSPDNYAVTVVKPEH, encoded by the coding sequence GTGTTTCCAGCCTCAGTCTTCAAAATAGACAACGGGTTAACATTGATTCACCAGGAAATATCTACCACTCCCATTGCTGTGGCAGATGTGTGGGTTAAAGCGGGAGCCAATTTAGAACCAGAGTCTTGGTGCGGAATGGCTCACTTCCTAGAACATATGATATTTAAGGGTACCGAAAAATTAGAAGCTGGAGTATTCGATCAAACAATTGAATTTCTTGGTGGTGTAAGTAATGCAGCTACCAGTTATGATTATGCTCATTATTCGCTGACTACAGCTTCTAATTATCTCGAAGAAACTTTACCTTTAATGGGTGAATTATTACTTAATGCTGCCATACCCGAAATTGAACTAAACCGCGAACGTAATGTCATTTTAGAAGAAATTCGGCAAGCATATAACAGTCCCGATTGGATGGGTTTTGAAGCACTTTGTCAAAGTATTTATCCGCAGCATCCTTATGGGCGCTCAATTTTAGGAAGCGAGCAAGACATAGCACAACATCAAGTAGAGCAACTGCGTTGTTTTCATCGCGCTCATTATCAACCAGAAAATATGACAATAGCGATCGCCGGAGGAATTTCTGCGTCGAAAGCTTTGGAATTAGTAAATAAGGCTTTTAATGATTTTTCTCCACCATCTGCGGATTTTCCTGCGATACAGCCATCAACAAAGCCTTGTATTAACGGAATTTGTCGCGAACAGATTAAACTACCTAGGTTAGAACAAGCCCGCTTGCTAATGGCATGGTTAGCTCCGGGAGTAGACAAACTTCGCATTTGTTATGGTTTAGATTTACTCTCAGTAATCTTAGCTGGAGGAAGAGCTTCGCGATTAATCGCTGATTTACGGGAAAATCGCCAATTAGTTAACTCCATTGGCAGCAGTTTTTCACTGCAACAGCAATCCAGTTTATTTACTATCAATGCTTGGCTAGAATCAAAACAACTAGAGAGCGTAGAAAAATTGATCCGGCTTCATTTAGAACAATTAATCAGCCAAGAAATTACCGAGCAAGAACTCAACCGTGCGAAACGTATGCTGTGCAATGACTATGCTTTTTCTACAGAAACGCCAAATCAATTAGCAGGACTTTATGGATATTACAACACCATCGCTTCAGCCGAACTTTCAGTAAATTATCCCCAGGAAATTCAATCCTTTGACTCAAAAGAACTGCAAAATATAGCATATAAATATCTTTCTCCCGATAATTACGCCGTGACGGTAGTTAAACCAGAACATTAA